DNA sequence from the Colletotrichum destructivum chromosome 9, complete sequence genome:
aAGCGCAGAGCAGCGACGGTCAGCTTGGGGACGGTCAGGAGACGGTTGTCGTCAGTGACGGTGCCGACAATAACGACGGTGCGCTTGTCCTCCTTGTCCAGGTTGCCGACAATGCGGGAGATGGAGACGGGAGGGCGGTTGATGCGCGACATGAAGAGGCGGCGCAGGATGACCTTGTTGAAGCTGGCGTCGGTACGACCTGATGGAGAGAGTAAGTCAGTAGGCGTCTCACGGCTTGGCAAGAATTTCTCCGGGCGGTAGATAGAAGGAGATGGCAGCCAGAAAAAGAAGTGAGAAAGACGTACGGGTCAAGAAGCGGTAAAGCTTCACGAGGAGCTTAAGGTACACATTGTCGCTCTTGGGAGCCTTGCGGTGAGTGCTGCGCACGTGGTGGCGGTCGAGATCGATACCTAGAGTCGGGGTGAAGAACCCATCGTCAGCCTTTAGGTTCAAGCATGCTCTGAATGAGGCGGAAAGTCCGTCAATCCGTCAACCAAGGAAGAGTCCGTCACCACTCCCCGCAGAGCGCAGGAGAAGCGACGCATCTCTTCTCGTGGGAGGAGAGGATCTGATTTTTCGCGCGCCCAGTTCGCAGAATAGCAACAGCGAATTCAGTCCACCGCTCTCTCGATGCGTCTCCTcacgaggaggacgggcaCACAAGATGCAGGGAGAGAACCGCGTGCACAATCCACTCGCATGTAAAGGCTTGGAATGGGAATTCCTACGTACCCATTTTGTCGAAAGACTCCCGGAGTTGGCGAACTGAGTCAAATGGGCGGCCGTGATGTTGTCGTCGTGATGCGAAAGGAAAACTTTCAGAATATTTCCCAGGCTGCACCAACAATTACGCCCTCCCACACGGGAAAAATCGAGTGTGGGCTTAGGGCAACAGCGGCAGGCAGTAGGCCAATCAGCTCGTACTGACTTGGTGGATCAACGAAATTCCCGGTGGAGGCCGCTAGGCCGAGACTGGCGCAACTGCGTCGGTTGAAGTGGGCTGGGCTCGGCCAGCTGCAGAAGGGAccaggtacgtaccttgTATGAAACCAGGAGAACAGCCAGATCTCGGTCAGGAACGGTGAGTGAGCCCAAGGTATGTCAGTACCACTTGGGAATTTCGCAGAACCTTGGAAGGCGGAAGAGCAAGAGAACCCCAATCTAGTACAGTACAAGGAAGGGCCATCTATAATGAGCTATGGTTAAAAGCTGCATTTCTGTACCTACCTGAGAGAGGCTCGATCCGTGCCTTGTTATCGAGGCAATCCTGGGTCTGTCTATATGGTCCTGTGACACCGGGTCCCTCTGAGATATCCGTTGTATGAGTTAACGTGGGTGCGGATATCTTTCTGTGTATATGCAGGTAAGGGGAAACCCCCTGCCTCCGGTCCAGAATGCACGAGCTAGTCTTGTTGTTGTAATACATTATAAAAACACTGATGGATGAAATGCCGGGCTGCCAAACGCAACCCGGGCAGACAGTCTCTCTGTCTCGCTGTGGCTGTTGTGGATCCACTGTCTAAGAGTAAACCTCCCCCATGCTCAGTCCTTTTTCGCAATCCTTCCGCATATTGCCCCTTGGTTGTGCCAAGGAGAAAATTGTAAAATAAGTTTAGACGCCTTGCGCGTCAGAGGGTCGCCTCCGAGTCGGCCTCGGGCTTAAGAGAGACCAAGAAGTCGCGAGACAGCTCGAAGCTGAGCCAGCTGGAAGCCATGCTGGGCGCGACCTTGAGCAAATTAGGGACAATGCCCTTGTACATGCCCTTAATGCCCTCTTGGGCAACAATGACCTTGACGGCATCAGAAATGGACTTGTATTGGTAGCCCATGCCCGTCATAGTGTTGATCTGAAACCTTCGACGCAGGACGTCGCTGTAGACAGTCTGATGTCAGCAGGGCAAATGTGGCCTTGTTTTCCACTTGGCAACTTACAAGGGGTAGGTGCAGGTCTGAGCAACAGCGCCAGAGATGGCACCAGCCAGCAGCTTCCGGACAGCGCTGGGGTTCTTGTCGCCCTCAGGGGTTAGGTATTTGCGAACCCATTCATAGACCATAAAGTTAAGGCCGACCTATCCATGCGGTGTCAGAGCCTCATCTTACACAGGCCAGGGAAACCACTTACATAGGGAGCGACACCAGCAACAGTGGGAACAATTCCTCTGTACAGGGCAGAGACGCCGCCTTCAGTCTGGTACATCTTGGTCATGGTGGCCCACATGCCAGGGAGCTGCTCAGACTTGGGGCCCAGCTCGGCAAAGGACGCAGACTGGATGGAAAGTCGAGTGCGAACAATGTCAAGGGGGTATGTGAAGAAGACAGAGGTGATGCCTGCAATGCCACCGCAGGTCAGACGGGCAAGCGGAGAGAGGTCTGCACCAGGGGTGTTCTCAAATATGCTCTGCAAGCTGTTAGCCTAGCACTTCACAAATACGCACATAGGCGTGTGCAAGCAAGCAGCACAAGAAAACAAGTACAGCCAACAAAGCAGCATAACTGTCAAGGAGGCTGGTACTCACCCTCTTGTAAAAGTTGTAGCTTCCGAATTGAACGGCTGAGTAGGGCACAATGCGAACACAGTTGGTTCCGTTGCCTCTCATGAACCCTCTCCAGCCTTCCTCTCTCCACATCTTTGCTAGACCCTGGCCTACAGACAGCTTGTAGGCATCTCTTCCGACGCTCTGGACTTGGAAAAGAATCTTGAGGCGCTCGAGGGGCGACACGACGGTTCGTGACACAGCGCCAGCTACACCTCCGGCGCAGAAGGCTGCAATGACGGGCTGGGAGACGGTTTCGCGAAAGCGGACGAACTGCATCGGGGGCGGGGCCGGagcagctgcggcagggACCGCCGCATTGTTCGGAGACTAGAGGTGCATACCAAACGTCAGCCGCAGTCTCTTGCCTTCTGCCTCTTCTTGCAATCAAAACGGGCAATTCAGGGGATAGCCAGGAGCTACGAGGAGTCACCTCGggcgtatgtgtgtgtacgtGTACTTACAGACGACATGACTTCAGACTCTGGTCAACGAGCAGTGCGGATGTATGGAGGTGTTTCCTTCTCTTTGCGACTACAATACGCTCGGTGAACGACCGGCCACTGCTGAACCTCTGAAGCCACCTTGTTGCTATGACGTTGCTTGCATTTAAGGCTTCTGAGGAGGTAGTTTTGGAAGGCTCGTGTTCAGAAAAGGTTTGTGACCCCTGTGTGCAGGTAAAGTAGttgaggggggaaaaggatGCTTGCTTTCAAAAAGAATGACCCAAAAATGAAGGTTGAGGAAAGATTGTTCACGTCTAGTAGCAGATGGGGAAAGGCGATGGCGACATAATCGAGTAGACGTCCGATAGAGAGGGGAGTTTTCTCAGCATTAGAGGCGTCTCGTGCGTGAGTCGGAagtggtgttgttggcggtTGTGTGTATCGCGGTTTTTTTTGGCCGAAGATATTCGTCAAGGGTGTCTCCCATATGCCGCGGCTAAGGTGCAGACAGGCCCAGGGTCGGCAAACAAGGGCAGTACGGTAAGGAAGGGAGGCTtcgaaggcggcgatggttTTCAACAAGTGCTCCACGGGATGTGTGTTTTCTTCGAGCCGACAAGAGTCGAGGAGAGGCGCGCGTCGTGAAGGTCGGTGGAAGGAAGAGTGTGAGGTCGAGCCTTGCAGATGCTTAGAGACAGGGGATTCGGAGCAGTAGggcgggagagggaggggaaatGGAAGGAGATGAAAGACGGACAAAGGTGCGCGAGATGTAGAAAATAAATGTCGAGAAAAGGCGAGGTTTTGCGCCGCGACCTTTGACAGTGGTAGCGGTCAATGAGTGGTGGAGGACGAGTTCGCGAGGAAGGAATCGTCTGGTCGTGAAAGGCGCCgaacgaagacgaagacgtggATGCCACATTCGGCCGGCGGAAGAGCGCACAGGGCATACACTAGGTACGGCGGCTGGCAGTCAGCGACAGTGGCAGCAGTGACAGCTTTTTGGAGGGAACAAGCCCGCCGGGGGCCCAAGCGGCTGTGGCTCAGCCAAGATAGCTCCGGGGGGAGGGCCTGGAGAGTCGGAGACACCCCCCGCGGCTGATCGAAGAGGAACATAAGTATTAGTACATGACCTGGGGAACAGGGAACGAATGACACAGCTCTGGAGACCAATTACGGCATCTCCTTAACCTGCCAACGAGGTTCAGCTCCAGCTTCCCGACCGAGGGAGCGACCTTGGAGACGAACCCGGAAAAGGCGTCATGTACTACTACTTGTATCTCTGGTTCGAGAATACATTCTCCTACGACTTTTTCACCCCTTGGTCTCTCCACACCAATGACGACAACTGACAAgctggaagggggggaacaGGGTCCAGTGCAACACGCAGTGTTCGTGGAATGCATCGCATtactcctcctcttcgctcGCCAACAGCGTCTGCAGGCCGTCGTTGATAATCTGTAGATGCTTATCGAACTAGATAGCAGAACATAACAGGAGGCCGTGGAATACTCTAAGACAAGCCTCACGCGATAAAGTGTGTTTGGTAAGCTTTGCCTAAACGCAAATGGTGAGTTTGAGGGACCGACATTTTCGTAAGCAACTCATCGTTGTCGGCTTTTTACCTAAACCAACGCCAATGTGTGACTGCCTCGCCTTGGTAAGACCTGCGGATAATCCTCCTGcctgtacagagtacagataCACACTCAAAGAGAATGCCAACGCGTCATTGGGTCGGTTCCCGATTTCTGTCCAGGCAAGCCTACGTAAACAAAGCCGCCCGTTTACTTAAGTATTCCACAGCGGTTGAGTGTGTATCCCTTTTGGACTACTTAACTCTTTTCCGTCACCACGTCCCCCGATGTTACAGCATCCCCAttctcgacgtcgaacgTGAGCCTTGGGTCCCCTGCATCTCGGCTTCAACCGGGCTACATCGGAGCGAGTTTGCCGaatcccctcctcccaagcCTCCGGATCGTCCCTAtcaacgccgacgaccgCGCCTCGAGATTTCGAAAAGAACGCCCTACCCCCATCATCCCCGCTTCACCACCGAGTCCTGACTCCAAAGCCCCAACACTTGGGACGCTCATTACCTGTACACAATGACTGCTCTCCACGCCAAACACGTTAACGCCATCCCCCGAGGAGAAAGACCCCCACGTCTCCGCTCTGATCGAACGTGACACTGGCGGACTTGACCTTTACGCATCACCACCAGGTCCTGGCCCACCCGCTTCTTGAGCCTGGCACGTCTTCGCCTAGGAAAGCTCGAATCTACATCCATCTTGCGTTGAAATTCGTGAGAAATACCAAAGGGAGCACAAAACGTCCACCATGCCGTCCGAAGGGAACCCGGTTTCATCTTCGCGATTAAGCATATGTCCCGTCTCCCACGAGACGAGCTCAATGGAAGACGAGCCCAAGGCGACCTGCACAATACGCTTACGATCCCAGGCCAGGCCACAAGCGAGTGCTACGGCGTGATGGGTGACCCGATGCGACACGGCCTCTGCCTGAAGAAGCGAGGATTTGGCTAGAAGGAGGCGTCTGTTTTCTCGGCGCTTGTACCGCTCGAGTTCTCAGCGTCCTCTGACTACCTCACAGCGAGTGCTGATGATAAGGTTTCCCAACGACAAACGATTGCCCAAGACTGGAAACGCCAGGCCGATGCTGGCGCGGGCCCGGGGTTGCACCGTCAACTAATCGTTACGGACGGCGTGCCTCCGCATCCCGCGAGAAGTCTCCAGCACGATCAAGCCAGAAGGCTGCATGGGCAAATGCTTCTGCGAAGACCTACATTCAATTTCTAAACTACTATGGGGGGTAATGCTATCAAAAGGCCGCCTGCCAAAACCGTGCGTCGTctcaagctcgtcgccgaaTGGGGGTGTCCCGCGGATTATCGAGTTTCCGATGTGCTTTGACGACTCGAGTGCTGCATATGTCGAACGGCTCAGGCCTTGCGCGCTGAGCTCGGAGAAGCCGAATCGGTCGCATCGAGCCTAAAAAGCTCCCAGAAGGTGAGGACACTTTACAGATCCAGGTTCAAATAGTGGAACCGGGAGAGAAATCAGAAAACTTTTGGCATAGCCGCGCACAACCCGACAAGAGAAATTGCCAAGTATACTTATCACTCCGCAGCGATATCCAGGTCGTCGTGGGCAGGGGGAGGGCTGTCCAGGGCTGAGAAGACAACAACGTTAGTTTATCTGCGAGAAACTCTTGTATTTGGGCACGGACGAACATACCCTTTCTGTCGTCACCGTTAGTACCGTTTTCACGGTGGTCCCGGTCGTCACGATCGTCCTTTGGGTCCCGGTCGCTGTTCCCGAGTCAGTGTCCTTTACTCATCATCTGCATTTGCTACCGCGCGGAGAGAGCACGAACCGTCGGTCAGGGCTGCGGGAGCGCTCGCGGGTGTCACGTCGGTCGCCGCGTTCGTAGTCGCGGTCGCGGTCACGGCGTTCATCCTTCCTGGGAGAGTAGTCGCGAGTGCtgcggcgaggagaaggagagcggccgcgacgaggagaagagcggCGAGGAGCGCGCTCACGGTCCCGGCCAGAGTCGAATCGCCACGATGCACTAGGAGGTGTGCGAGCCCACTGGAGGACGTGAAGTCAGCTTGGGAGCCAGTTACATAGCCAAGTCGACATAATCTTTACCTCAATCTTCAGAATGTCGTCACGGCCGATGCGCTTGTTGTGCATCTCATGGTAAGCATCATCAGCATCCCGACGGTCCTCATActcgacgaaggcgaagcTTGGCAACAGAGGTCAGTCGAAGTTTATAGAAAGCCGACCGAGGCCAAGGTGGAGAACTCACAGTCTGCTTGAGGCCGAACGAGGGGCAGGGATGTCGCAGCGAACAAGGTGTCCATAGCTATAATCGAGTCAGAACGTCAGCATACCGATACATACACTGGGGACCCGTCTGTTCATTCAAAACCGAAAcgtcggccgtcgtcggcataGCAGGACGTGCTGTTATGTGTTCGAGCTGCCACGAAAGCGCTGGCaggccacggcggcgcggacgacGGGCGGGCGGTGGGTTGGGAGGCAGCCGGAGCGAACGAGGGCAGGACGCATCGACGAGGGGGACGGTAGGACGAGGAAAGCATGTTTGATGCTAGAGGCAGGAGCAGCGGATGCGGAAGCGAGTACGAAGGTGCgggaggacggaggcggtGGGCGGGGAGGCAGCGAGCGAGGCAAGGAGATGGACTATCGGAAATGTCGGAAAGGCTCTCGCGTGCCGGGGAAACAGGACGGACGGAGGCATCGACGTGGGAGGTTTCTTTATAGTTCTTCAGTTGACATACCGTTCGAATTCGTAGGCGAGGTCTCGGGCGCGAGTTCCGTGGCTGAAGCCAGTCACGTACAAAGTGGTGCCACCGCGCGACATGATTGTTGTGTTGACTTGGCTGTAatgaagaaagaaaggatTCAGGGAGATGAAGCAAAGATCCTGTCTCGCGACGGAGATGAAGCGACAGCCAGGGCCTGATGAAGCAGAGCCGCGTAAATGGGGAGcgggggggggaagaggttTGTAGAAGGGAAGTTGGATGCGCGTAGTGGCTTTGGCGATGgttgaagaggagaagaaagaggTCGCCCGGACCTGGACTGGCGCAACAAAAAGATTTTGGTACGGGAACAGGCGGGCGAGCTTTGGAGCAGGTACGTATCCGTATCCAGTCGGATACTCCACTCCTTGAGTCAGAGCGAGGGCGTTGGTTGGTCGGACGGGGCACCGCGCTCGGATGCCGCAGACCACGAAAGCTTACGTAACGGCACTCATATGCACCACTCTTGACGTTTCTCCCTGGTCTCGTACTATGCAGCTGTCCTGcgctgtgctgtgctgggCGCTGTGGGAATatgcggcggcgccgggcccTCGCTCCTTGTCCCTCCCTGTCTTCCAGAAAGATCCGAATGCGCTGAGTTGGCGGCGCACACTGTGCGGTACTGTTATagctgccgtcgccggatTTGCAGCTAACGCGGGAAGACAGCGCAAAGTGCCCGGCGACTAACAGCCAGAAGTCCCCAGTTGAACGTCAGGCACGCCCGGCCCAGTCGGGCGCTAGTGATGTCATTGCCGACCAGGACAGGAAATTTATTTTCTTGGAGTCCAAACCGGCCCAAGGTGACCAAGTACGCTTCACCGAGAATTGCCGAATGATATGATTCGGCAGTTACAATCACTCGCcagagggagagaaacaaTCTCCCCCCTCCTGGAAAGAAACGTGTTGCAGAAATTATCTTCTACAAGTCGCAGGCGGCTAAATATACCGACGGACGACCAGGGTTCGAACGCGGATGCGAGCTGTCTCTCCGTTTCCGGCCGCGCCATGCCGGAGACCAGCAGAGACCACATGTCCTGTTTGTCAAGAGCTCCAATCGCCCTCATGGTTTCCAAAAAGTTGGCAGCGAGCTGGGCGCGGCCGTATCTTCTcctcggggccgaggtgaCTATTGGGGGGGAGATGGGTTTCTTGTCTTTTGCACCGTACAGCAATGCGACTCGACGCCAGCATCAACCTGGCTAGACGAAACATTCGAGACAACATACAGAGACATCTGGGGAAGCAAGCATGCCCGCCGTGCTACGTGTTTGTCTCAATTACATGCAGGCAGGTTGTCACTTGTCAGGATGTTTTCTTTGTCGTTCACATCACATGTTATTCGATGCCCAGACTGAGATGCGTAGCCAAAGTGGTC
Encoded proteins:
- a CDS encoding Putative large ribosomal subunit protein eL18, whose amino-acid sequence is MGIDLDRHHVRSTHRKAPKSDNVYLKLLVKLYRFLTRRTDASFNKVILRRLFMSRINRPPVSISRIVGNLDKEDKRTVVIVGTVTDDNRLLTVPKLTVAALRFTATARARIIAAGGEAITLDQLALRAPTGSNTLLLRGPKNSREAVKHFGFGPHKHKKPYVESKGRKFEKARGRRRSRGFKV
- a CDS encoding Putative mitochondrial carrier protein, whose translation is MSSSPNNAAVPAAAAPAPPPMQFVRFRETVSQPVIAAFCAGGVAGAVSRTVVSPLERLKILFQVQSVGRDAYKLSVGQGLAKMWREEGWRGFMRGNGTNCVRIVPYSAVQFGSYNFYKRSIFENTPGADLSPLARLTCGGIAGITSVFFTYPLDIVRTRLSIQSASFAELGPKSEQLPGMWATMTKMYQTEGGVSALYRGIVPTVAGVAPYVGLNFMVYEWVRKYLTPEGDKNPSAVRKLLAGAISGAVAQTCTYPFDVLRRRFQINTMTGMGYQYKSISDAVKVIVAQEGIKGMYKGIVPNLLKVAPSMASSWLSFELSRDFLVSLKPEADSEATL
- a CDS encoding Putative RNA recognition motif domain, nucleotide-binding alpha-beta plait domain superfamily, yielding MSAVRATSFFSSSTIAKATTRIQLPFYKPLPPPAPHLRGSASSGPGCRFISVARQDLCFISLNPFFLHYSQVNTTIMSRGGTTLYVTGFSHGTRARDLAYEFERYGHLVRCDIPAPRSASSRLFAFVEYEDRRDADDAYHEMHNKRIGRDDILKIEWARTPPSASWRFDSGRDRERAPRRSSPRRGRSPSPRRSTRDYSPRKDERRDRDRDYERGDRRDTRERSRSPDRRDRDPKDDRDDRDHRENGTNGDDRKALDSPPPAHDDLDIAAE